A single window of Mycosarcoma maydis chromosome 1, whole genome shotgun sequence DNA harbors:
- a CDS encoding uncharacterized protein (related to 5-oxoprolinase), giving the protein MANDNKQEAGPDPILLSLFANRFMSVAESMGKSLQQTSISTNIKERLDFSCALFSPDGSLVANAPHLPVHLGSMSFAVKFQVDYLASIGEKMKRGDVIMANMPMAGGSHLPDITCITPCHAQDSDEIIFFCASRGHHADIGGITAGSMPPMSKTLFEEGARIKSFKIVSQGKFDRKGLEKYMLEEPAQYPGCSGTRCFRDVESDLRAQIAANQKGINLIHALVAEWGLEKVQQYMEYIRSNAEKAVRSLLRNVASRQGTKLHAIDYMDDGTPIELSVDIDTQNGSAIFDFQGTGPEVAANFNCPRSVVSSAIIYCLRSMVTSEIPLNQGCLTPIDIRIPNGSLLDPSETAAVVGGNVLTSQRITDVVLKAFNAAAASQGDTNNLTFGLGGKDKDGNHVEGFGYYETIAGGSGAGPYWHGTSGVHTHMTNTRITDPEIMERRYPVVLREFSLRDASGGEGEFRGGDGVVRDIEFLSPGIQVSILSERRVFQPFGLEGGEGAKKGINLWIKQRRHEDGDLREGEEEGKAPPRVINLSGKNTTPMGRGDRIVIQTPGGGGWGSKPSSYTKTQKVDSEMEETKEHQGAENEARNKAPINERNASGRMAPLLNDPSTPSGVMVKSGDNVDPRSTHGVIRKEAHHATRTKGSIAEWSSLQLGA; this is encoded by the coding sequence ATGGCAAACGACAACAAGCAAGAGGCGGGACCTGATCCAatcttgctctcgctcttcgcGAACCGGTTCATGTCGGTCGCCGAGTCTATGGGCAAATCGCTACAGCAGACCTCGATATCAACTAACATCAAGGAGCGACTCGACTTTTCCTGCGCGCTTTTCAGCCCTGATGGTTCGCTAGTAGCTAATGCACCGCATCTTCCTGTTCATCTCGGATCCATGTCCTTCGCTGTCAAGTTCCAAGTCGACTATCTCGCCTCGATTGGAGAGAAGATGAAGCGCGGCGATGTCATCATGGCCAATATGCCTATGGCGGGTGGATCGCATCTACCGGATATCACCTGTATCACACCTTGCCATGCACAAGATTCGGACGAGATCATCTTTTTCTGTGCGAGCCGAGGCCACCATGCTGACATCGGTGGTATCACGGCTGGTTCGATGCCACCAATGTCCAAGACACTGTTCGAGGAAGGTGCTAGGATCAAATCGTTCAAAATCGTCAGCCAAGGCAAGTTTGATCGAAAAGGACTGGAAAAGTATATGTTGGAAGAACCGGCACAGTACCCAGGCTGCTCAGGAACAAGGTGTTTCCGTGATGTCGAAAGCGATTTACGGGCACAGATCGCCGCCAACCAGAAGGGCATCAACCTCATCCACGCGTTGGTGGCAGAGTGGGGACTGGAGAAAGTGCAGCAGTATATGGAGTATATTCGTAGCAACGCGGAAAAGGCAGTTCGCTCGTTGCTGCGGAATGTGGCAAGCCGACAAGGCACAAAGCTTCATGCCATTGATTACATGGATGATGGAACGCCTATCGAACTGAGCGTTGATATTGACACACAAAACGGATCGGCGATTTTCGACTTTCAAGGAACAGGTCCCGAGGTGGCCGCCAACTTTAATTGTCCTCGATCCGTCGTTTCAAGTGCCATCATCTACTGTCTTCGATCGATGGTTACTAGCGAGATCCCTCTGAATCAGGGTTGTTTGACGCCGATCGACATTCGCATCCCCAACGGCTCTCTGCTAGACCCGAGCGAGACCGCAGCTGTGGTGGGAGGTAACGTGCTCACCAGTCAACGAATCACCGACGTAGTGCTCAAAGCTTTCAACGCTGCAGCGGCGAGTCAGGGAGATACCAACAATCTCACTTTCGGTCTTGGAGGCAAGGACAAAGACGGAAACCACGTTGAAGGCTTCGGATACTACGAGACCATCGCTGGTGGTTCTGGTGCCGGACCGTACTGGCATGGTACCTCGGGCGTCCACACTCACATGACCAACACGCGCATCACCGATCCAGAAATCATGGAGAGAAGGTATCCTGTTGTGCTGCGCGAGTTTTCGTTGAGAGATGCGTCGGGTGGCGAGGGAGAATTTAGGGGCGGAGACGGTGTGGTCAGAGATATCGAGTTTCTCAGTCCGGGTATCCAGgtgtcgatcttgagcgaGAGGAGGGTGTTTCAGCCATTTGGGCTGGAAGGGGGCGAGGGTGCGAAGAAGGGGATCAACCTGTGGATCAAGCAGCGGAGGCACGAGGATGGAGATCTGCGGGAgggcgaggaagagggcAAGGCGCCGCCCCGGGTCATCAACTTGAGTGGCAAGAACACCACACCGATGGGAAGAGGCGATAGGATCGTGATACAAACGcctggtggtggtggatgggGCAGCAAACCCTCAAGCTATACTAAAACGCAGAAGGTTGACAGTGAGATGGAGGAAACGAAAGAACACCAAGGTGCGGAGAACGAAGCGAGGAACAAGGCCCCGATCAACGAACGTAACGCATCAGGTAGGATGGCGCCACTGCTAAACGATCCCAGCACGCCCAGCGGCGTGATGGTAAAGAGCGGGGATAACGTCGATCCTCGTAGCACGCACGGTGTCATCAGGAAGGAAGCGCATCACGCGACAAGGACCAAGGGAAGCATTGCTGAATGGAGCTCGTTGCAGCTTGGCGCATGA